From Pseudomonas fluorescens:
GCTTCGCACTGACCGGCCAGCCCGACGGCCTGCACGATGCGGGCGGCGCCCTTGATCTTGTGGGCTTGCTCGATGATGTCCTGGGGCGAGGCCTGTCGAACCAACATCGCGACGAGTTCCTGGCGGTCATGGGCGCTGCTGCTCAATAACTCCTCAAGTAGGCGTCGACTCAACTGTGGGTCGCCTCCCGTCAGGGCATCGAGGCTGGTGAGGTCCAGCTGCATGGCCGGCCGTTGTGGCTCGATCTGCGCCAGTTGCCGCTCCAATGCCGTGAGGCTGATGGGCTTGAACAGGCAATCATTCATGCCCGCTTCGGCGCAGCGCAGTTTCTCTTCGGGCTGGGCATTGGCGGTAAAGCCCAGCACGACACAAGCGGGCAGTTGCTCTCGCTGCTCATATTCGCGGATCGAGCGGCAGAGCTCATAGCCGTTCATGATCGGCATGTTGCAGTCGGCGATGACCAGGTCGAAGTGTTCCTGGCGCCAGGCCTGGAACCCGGCCGCGCCGTGCTGGGCGGCGGTGAACTGATGGCCGAGGTAACCGAGTTGCTGGCACATCAGCAGGCGGTTTGCGGGGTGATCGTCCACCACCAGCACATTGAGCACCGGCGCCGGTGCCGCTGCTATGGGCTTGGATTCGTCCGCGGCCTCGACCGGCAGCAGGCGGTTCATCTTCAGGCTGACATGCACTTGGGTGCCCACCATCGGCACGCTGCTCAGGCTCAGTTGCCCGCCCATCATTGAACACAGGCTACGGCAGATGACCAGCCCAAGACCCGCGCCACTCCTGGCCAAGTGGCCGGAATTGTCGGCCTGGGCGAAGGGCTCGAACAGGCGTAGCTGGTCGTCCCGGCTGATGCCGATGCCGGTGTCCTCGACCACCAGCTTGAGCTCGACCTGCTGGGGCATTTCGGTGGCTTGAACGTCCACCTTGATCTTTACCTGGCCACGTTCGGTGAATTTGATTGCATTGCTCACCAGGTTGGACAGCACCTGCTTGAAGCGCAGTGGGTCGATCAGCACATCGGTGTCTTCGAGTTCAGGCTTGAACTCCAGCAACAGACTCAAGGTTTTCTGACGCGCCAGGCCGTCGAACACGCGGACCACCGATTCGATCACTTCCTTCAGGTTGACCCGCTCGGGGGCCAGGCTCAAGCGGCCGGATTCGATGCGCGCGATGTCGAGGATGTCGCCGATCAGCTCCAGCAAGTCCTTGGCCGAGTTGTAGGCGACCTCGATGGCCGGTCGATCGAGGTGACCCTGGTCGGCGCGCTTGAGGGTCAGCTCCAGCATGCCGATCACCGCGTTCATCGGCGTGCGGATTTCGTGGCTCATGGTCGCCAGAAACGTGCTTTTGGCCCGGTTGGCCTCGTCGGCCTGCTCCTTGGCGGCGCGTAGTTCATCGAACAGTTGGCGCCGTTCGCTGATGTCGATCCAGCCACCGATAATGCCTTGCACCTCACCGGTTGAGTCGCGGTAGGGCAGGATCCAGTGGTAGATCGTCAGTTTTTTTCCACGGATGTGCAGCGGGCGATCCAGGATCATTGGGTCGCCCTGTGCCACGACGCGCAAATAGTCCGCATGGTATTGCGCGGCCTCCGTTTCCAGCGCCGTACCGATCTGCACCACACTTTTGCCGATCACGTCCTCGCGCTTGGCGTCGAACACCTGCAGGTAGCTGTCGTTGCAGGTCTGCAGCAGGCCGTTGCGGTCGCGTACATAAATCGGGTGGGGCGTTTCGTTGACCAGCGCGCGCATGAACTCGAACTGATCGTTAAGGGCGCGCTCAGCCATTTGGCGGTGCTTGATCTGGCGACGCATGTAGGCGTTCCAGGTCAGGGAAATCAATAGCAGCAAGCCGGTGCCGATGATGATCTGGGCGATCAAGTGGTGGTAATTGCGCCAGTAGCTGTCGGAGGCCGCGGTGTAGCCCCGCCAGCGACTGTTGATCACGCCCAGTTCATCCGGGGCGATACTCAGCAGGGCCTTGTCGAGGATTGAACTCAGTTCGGTGGCATGGCGTGAGGTCGCCAGGGAAAAGGTGGCCGGAAGAGTGCCGATGCTGGTGCTGATTTGCAGTTTGTCCTGGAACATCGGCGATGACAGGAAATAGTTGGCGATCACCAACGAATTCACCGCACCCTCCACCTGGCCCTGGGCGAGCAGCTCCGAGGCTTTGAAGGTGTCACTGGTCTCCACCAGGCGGATCAGTGGAAAGTCCCTGCGCAGGACCGCATGCAGCGGGTTGCCCTGGGTAATCGCCAGGCGCTTGCCTGCCATCTGCTCCAGGTTCGAGGGGGCGCCGGGCTCTTTGCGTGTCAGCAGCACGTAGGAGTTTTCCAGGTAGGGCCGGCTGAAATCCAGTTGCGCTTCCCGTTCGACACTGGGCGTCATGGCCCCGATGATGTCGGCGTCGTGGTTGCTGACCTGTTCGATCATCGCGTGCACATCCCGCCCGCGCTGGATCTCGAAGCGCAGGCCGGTGCGCAGGCGGATCAGCTCCAGGAGGTCGGCGGTAATGCCGCGAAAATTGCCGTCCGCGTCGAAAAAGGTCAGGGGCGCGAAGGTTTCGTTCACCAGCACTTTCACCACGGGATGCTCTTTGAGCCAGCGCTCCTCGCGCGGGGTCAATTGCAGTTTCTTGTCGGTCAGCAAAATATCGCTGCCGGCGCTCCAGCGCTTGGCGATGCTCTCGCGTTCGTTGGTGGGCACGGCCGCCAGCACTGCGTTCACAATGCCCAGCAACACGTGCTGGTCTCGGCGCAGGGCAAAACTGAAGCCATAGGCTTCATGTTTGCCGAAGTTGGCCATGTGAATGTTCTTCAGGTAGCCCTTGTTGATCATGTAGTGGGTCGAGATGGTATCGCCGAGAAACACGTCTGCCTGGTCGAACGCCACCGCATTCAGGGCATTTTGATAAGAGGGATAGGTGCTGATGATTGCATCGGGGTACAGCTTCTCCACTTCGCTCAGGGGCAGGTAATGGTAGACCAGGCTCAGGCGCAGCCCAGCCAGGGCCTCGCTGAGGCTGCGTGTCTCACCCTCCCGAGTGACCAGCACCGGTTGATCCACGGCATAGGGGGCTGATAGGACCAGGTTCGGATTCGCGGCCTCGAAGCCGTTGGAGGAGCCCAACAAGTCAATCTCGCCTGCTTCGAGGGCCTGGATGGACTTTTCCCGTGACGGGTAGCGCATCACCTTGATCGGCAAGTCCAGCGCTTTGGCCAGCAACCCGGCGTAGTCGGCAGTCAGCCCTTCGTAGTCGCGACCACTGGAGGTGAGGTCGAAGGGCGGGTAGTCAGGTGCCGCAGTGCCTAACACCAGTTCGCGTTTGTTCTGTAGCCACTGCCGCTGGGCAGTGTCCAGTTGGGAGTCCAGTTGAACGCCGACTGCGCGACTCAACAAGGTGAAGTGTTCCGGTTCTGTTTGAACGGCGAGCACGGCGGTGCTCAAGCACATGCCTGCGCTCAATATGATCAAATAGTCCTTTATACGCCTGGGCAT
This genomic window contains:
- a CDS encoding transporter substrate-binding domain-containing protein produces the protein MPRRIKDYLIILSAGMCLSTAVLAVQTEPEHFTLLSRAVGVQLDSQLDTAQRQWLQNKRELVLGTAAPDYPPFDLTSSGRDYEGLTADYAGLLAKALDLPIKVMRYPSREKSIQALEAGEIDLLGSSNGFEAANPNLVLSAPYAVDQPVLVTREGETRSLSEALAGLRLSLVYHYLPLSEVEKLYPDAIISTYPSYQNALNAVAFDQADVFLGDTISTHYMINKGYLKNIHMANFGKHEAYGFSFALRRDQHVLLGIVNAVLAAVPTNERESIAKRWSAGSDILLTDKKLQLTPREERWLKEHPVVKVLVNETFAPLTFFDADGNFRGITADLLELIRLRTGLRFEIQRGRDVHAMIEQVSNHDADIIGAMTPSVEREAQLDFSRPYLENSYVLLTRKEPGAPSNLEQMAGKRLAITQGNPLHAVLRRDFPLIRLVETSDTFKASELLAQGQVEGAVNSLVIANYFLSSPMFQDKLQISTSIGTLPATFSLATSRHATELSSILDKALLSIAPDELGVINSRWRGYTAASDSYWRNYHHLIAQIIIGTGLLLLISLTWNAYMRRQIKHRQMAERALNDQFEFMRALVNETPHPIYVRDRNGLLQTCNDSYLQVFDAKREDVIGKSVVQIGTALETEAAQYHADYLRVVAQGDPMILDRPLHIRGKKLTIYHWILPYRDSTGEVQGIIGGWIDISERRQLFDELRAAKEQADEANRAKSTFLATMSHEIRTPMNAVIGMLELTLKRADQGHLDRPAIEVAYNSAKDLLELIGDILDIARIESGRLSLAPERVNLKEVIESVVRVFDGLARQKTLSLLLEFKPELEDTDVLIDPLRFKQVLSNLVSNAIKFTERGQVKIKVDVQATEMPQQVELKLVVEDTGIGISRDDQLRLFEPFAQADNSGHLARSGAGLGLVICRSLCSMMGGQLSLSSVPMVGTQVHVSLKMNRLLPVEAADESKPIAAAPAPVLNVLVVDDHPANRLLMCQQLGYLGHQFTAAQHGAAGFQAWRQEHFDLVIADCNMPIMNGYELCRSIREYEQREQLPACVVLGFTANAQPEEKLRCAEAGMNDCLFKPISLTALERQLAQIEPQRPAMQLDLTSLDALTGGDPQLSRRLLEELLSSSAHDRQELVAMLVRQASPQDIIEQAHKIKGAARIVQAVGLAGQCEALEQACARGDDHRVIETGIKALEKCMLEMERMLHMQLNSLNSSG